GGAGCCCTAAAATCTTCGAGTACGATCCTTCGCCCATAAGTGCTAGGGGCAAAGTGGTTTTTCTTGTCTGGGGTATCGGTTTTGCCTTTCTATTCCAAGTTCTTTATCTCTGGGACCGCCTTGACTGGTTGATGGCGTATCTTGTATTGACTGCTGTGTTCTTGGTAACGCTTCGTCATTGGGCTTGTTCAAGCTGTCCAAATATTACCTGTGTACTGAACTGTGTACCGGAGAAGAATAAGGTAGCATTCATTGAGAAACGTTAAGCAAGAGCGATTTGCTGAGGAGCATCGGATATTCACTTTTTTCGGTCTTTTACTGAATCCATCCGTTGTACAATTACTAAAACCGAAAATGAGATACAATTTAAGTGGAAACTGTATAGGTACTACTGCGAGCCGGTGAAAATGAAACTACGCAAAGACGATCCAATTGAAGGTAGTTGGAAAGGAGAGAATCCATCTCTGACTGTTCAAGCTGGGTCTACATTCTTTTTCAATTTTCATCGGCATGGTTCAGTTGGTGAAGACGCGCGATTTGAAATCGTGGACAGAGATATCATCAAGCACCTGGAAACAGAGACTCATTACAAACATCCTGAGAAAATGAAGCCAGGATGGACTGGTGGAGATGCAGAAGCCGGGAAATGGTTCTTCAAGGCGCTGAAACCCGGAGAATCGAAAATTATAGTGCAGGAGCTATTTCGCTTCGAGGTTGAAGAAACCCATGTTGTAGATATTACAGTCACGTAATGTAAAAAAAAAATGAAACACCTGTGCTCGTGATTATCTCGACGTAACGAAACCTTAACCCAAAGCTCAGGCGTTAGAGAGAGAAATTATCCTCTTCTTACTTTCAGGACAATTCCAAGAACTATTGCCACTCCAAGTATAGCAATGATTGGCAAATATGCGCCTAGGTCAGCCATGGCGCTTGGACTCTCAATGATATTAGCTACTCCAATCTTAGGATCATGAACTATTCTCTCCCCACGAGGATAGTTAAGGAGTAACTCCTCCTCATTTTCTGAAGCTTCGGTCAAGCTTGACTTGACTGCCACATCAACTCCGTCTACCGTAGCTGTTTCTTTCCAAGTGAAGAAACCACTGTAATCATTGTTTGTAAAATCAACTCCTTCTTCCTCGGTGGCTCTTCCCTCTTCCTCATCTTCGGTTTCATCATCATATTCTTTTTCCGCTGAAGCTTCGAGTTCAACTTTCATTGCAAGCTGAGATGTGTCATTATGGTAGTCGAAGCCGTCAATAATCACGTCAATCTTGATCTCATTGGGAGCCACTGTTGTTCCGTTGATATCTGCAAATTCCCCGGTTGCATAAACCCTCGCGGCAAAGATGCCGTCTGAAGTAGTAACTTCTAGAGTATGAACCATGCCATTCGTGGTATTCTGAGTTGTGTATACAATTGGATTGAAGGTCTCAATAGCGTACGTTTGAACAAGAGTGTCCGTAGATTCATTGTAAAGACCATTATCATTGTCGTCAATATATTCAATGATTTCGTAGAAAGTCACTTCGAATTCCAGTTCCTTCTCTGAAGTCTCATTCTCAGTTTCATATTCGAGACTAAATTGGATGCCGTCCGATTCAGCATGAACACCAATCTCGATGGATTCCTCCACGCCGTTCGATTCTTTGGAGGATTTAATGGTGGCTTCGTAGTCCTGGACTTCGACTTCCACTTCTCTTTCATTTTCCTCTTCAGTTTCGTCATCTACTCCGTCATCATCTTCATCTTCAAAGTCATCTGCTTCTTCAGTCTCCGTGTCATCATCATCTTGTGCATTCACACCGACCATAGATGTAGTTAGGAGAAACAGAACTCCAAAAAGAAGAATCATGCGTAAAATCGCTTTTCTTTCCATGTCTTTTCACTACATTCATCTCATATTGTGAATTATTAACTATATTTATCTATTATATTGAACTGTGTGAAAAATGAACATTAAGAACGCCTCATTAAAGACAATACACTTCAATACACTTCAAAATGCTTCAAATAAGCAGGAAATGGCTGTAAGACAAGAGATGTCAACTATTCATAGATTCTCTCCACACGAGAATTGTAGTGGCATAATAAAGTAGAAATCAGTCGAACAGATAAAATTCGAAATCCATAGAAAATCGTGTGAAAGTTACCATTTAGAATGAAATATTGTCGTTGATTTCCTTAAGCAGAGAACAGGAATCGGTATCCAGAATTTCTTCAACTATCTGGATCAGTTCATCACCAATTGCCAATTCATCTTTCAACTTACGATTCTTTCTCAGTTTGGACAGATCAGGCAGGCCTGTATCAATCCTACGAGCTAAATCATGATATGATGCACTTCTGCTTTTTGGCAATCCCAAATACCAACGCTGACGCATTATGATTTCAAGAAGGGTGCTCAGTACTCTATGATTGGCATCGGGTTCAGATGGTAGCTGATGCCTAATCGAGATGTCTCTAATACCGATTTCTTTGCAGATTCTATGGCCTCTCATCATTACATTGATTGGAAATTCATCTCGAATCGGATGCCCATATCTATTATCGTCAGCATAGACTCTCTTAATTAGCTCCACATCGTCCGGATAATGATTCCTTAGCACCCTCATGAAATGTTGCTTTTGACGGCCCGGCTTTAGTGTCATACCAGCAAACTGTATGTATTGGGCATCGACTTCCTTTGCTATCTTAGCTAGGTTAATCATATTCTCCTCGTCATCGCCGATTCCAGGGATTATTGGACTCGCCATCACTCCACCGTACAATCCGGCTTTTCTCACCTGACATAAGGCATCAAAGCGCTCCTCTGTGGTTGATGCCTTTGGTTCGAAAATTTGTTGTTTCTCTTTGTCTGTCAACGTTATTGTGAAGGAAACATTAGCAAATGCCTTCTCATGGATTTGTTCCAAGAGATCAAGATCTCTCAACACAAGGTCTGATTTTGTTAAGATGAAGACGGGCATTTCAAAATCGAGAAGAACCTCAAGTATCCTCTTGGTTACTTCGTGTTTCTCTTCTGCTGGTTGATACGCATCAGATACCCCTCCCGATACGCCAATGACTATCTTCCTTTTCCTCTTTTCAAGTGCTTCAGATGCGCTTTGAGAATCCATGAAAGGGATGAGTGTTTCTGAATCGATGCTCGATTGAGAAAGATAACCAAGGTTTTGTAATTCACGACGAAGAATATCAGGCGCGTTCTCCTTTATTCTGATATGTGAGGCGAAATTGTCAACGTGATAGTATTCTGACATGCCATCGCAGTAGGCGCAAGCGTGCTCGCAACCGCGATACGGATTCAGAGAGCGATGTATGTGAAACCATGGATCAGCTTCCATATGCTTTGAAAACAGTGATTTGCTCTGAATGGTTTCATACTTCACTTACTGAGCCTCGTGTGATATCGTGTGAGTAGTACTCTAGATTGCATTGTAAGATGTTTTGCACAGTGGTTTCGCCAGCACCTCATTTAGAAATGCGAGTTAAAATACAAATGTTTCTAGTCACTAGAAGAAAACCAGATTCCAAAAAAAAAATGTAAAGGGCACAAAGGCCCTTTACTTGACATAGAATGGAGCGCCAAGGTTGTCCAACATTGTCGGACAGCTATCGGGCTGTTCTGCAATGACAAGTGGACGTGCATACCAAAAGGCGTCTTGCACGTTGTCATAGGGCCCGTTCAGAATGCCTTGGTCACCGAAATAGTAGAAGAACAGGGTGTTCTGGAGCTCACCGTAGTCCCAACCATACTGATCAGCTTCTGCCGCTGCAATATAGACACCGCCAGATCGAACTTCATACGTCTGATCGAACATTCCACCACTGTGGCAACTGCAATAGATTGCAGAGAATTTGCTGGATTCAAGCTCCGCAAATTTGCTCGACATATATGCGTCCGTAATAGCATAGAGGTCCCACGAAACCAAGCACTCATCGTAGCCATCTGTCTCGGTATCAGAGTCCCAGCTACCGTCTTGAGTTCGCGAACCGTGTCCCGAATAGAAGAAGACCACTTCTGAATTGGGGCCTTCATTAGCTATGAGCCAGTCCATCAGTACACCGAAATTATCGCTGGTTGCTGCTCCATCAAGAGCAAGAGCGTAGTTATATCCGTACGCCTCTAGAATCTGCTTCATCTCTAGCGCATCATTATGGGGGTTCATGAGGTCCGAAGACCTTCCGTCATAGTCCGTGATGCCAATAATGACCGCCCATTTGTCCTCCGGAGAATCGGTATAATACACGATTTCAGCCGGGGGAGGTTCAGGCTTGCCGCCACCGCCACCGCCGCCAGGTCCGTTTCCCATCACCATTCTCTGGTCCACTTGAATGGAAAGAGAAGGTAGGAGAAGGCCCATGGTTAGGCCAAGAAGCAGGATGACACCCACTGCTCTCTTCATCTCAGATTTGTTCATCCATCTCACCTAATCACCCGAATAACTCAATCGGGATGATGTAGAAAATTATCCATGATATATAAGTGTACTTTATTTTCTCCAATAATGTAGACTTATAAGATGGAATTCGTTTCTACCTAGTTATTGCAGGTGTGAGAGATGGGAAAAAGGATAAGGCTGGCTCTTATTGCCATGATTTTCGTTGTGACTGGACTGCTACCTTTTGCTGCAGCTCAACCTAGGATTGCGACAGGATATGGTTTAGAAATAGTGGACGCCTATTATGCGGATTTGGACGGCGACGGGGTTGAAGATGATATCAAGATTCTAGTAGAGTTTTCATTTGGAAATACCAA
Above is a window of Candidatus Lokiarchaeota archaeon DNA encoding:
- a CDS encoding radical SAM protein encodes the protein MKYETIQSKSLFSKHMEADPWFHIHRSLNPYRGCEHACAYCDGMSEYYHVDNFASHIRIKENAPDILRRELQNLGYLSQSSIDSETLIPFMDSQSASEALEKRKRKIVIGVSGGVSDAYQPAEEKHEVTKRILEVLLDFEMPVFILTKSDLVLRDLDLLEQIHEKAFANVSFTITLTDKEKQQIFEPKASTTEERFDALCQVRKAGLYGGVMASPIIPGIGDDEENMINLAKIAKEVDAQYIQFAGMTLKPGRQKQHFMRVLRNHYPDDVELIKRVYADDNRYGHPIRDEFPINVMMRGHRICKEIGIRDISIRHQLPSEPDANHRVLSTLLEIIMRQRWYLGLPKSRSASYHDLARRIDTGLPDLSKLRKNRKLKDELAIGDELIQIVEEILDTDSCSLLKEINDNISF